In Streptomyces sp. NBC_00448, the following are encoded in one genomic region:
- a CDS encoding glycoside hydrolase family 3 N-terminal domain-containing protein, which yields MDAPRSRPVRRRTVLTAAGAVAASVTAARASAAERPRTGSAALTARQTAGQRVIYSYPGLTVPSALLTTISAGEAAGVIFFGENISSESQITSVIKQLVQANASSPVRAPLLLMTDQEGGEVRRLPGAPTLSEKQVGEAAQPQTAAAQAGTGAGQNLGGVGMNVNLAPVLDVYYTAGNFIDEYQRSFSNDPSTVSSLGQAFITAQQGTGVAATAKHFPGLGAATASQDTDAGPVTLTQSLSKLRSVDEAPYQAAIAAGVRLVMVSWAVYPALDASAPAGLSATVVQQELRGRLGYTGVTVTDALEAGAISSSYSTAQRAVLAAGAGMDLLLCSARATSQGDAAAQALADAYTGGQLPAADFDAAVQRVTALRTSLS from the coding sequence ATGGACGCACCACGCAGCCGGCCCGTCCGCCGCCGTACGGTCCTGACCGCCGCGGGCGCCGTCGCGGCCTCCGTCACCGCCGCGCGCGCCTCGGCCGCCGAGCGGCCCCGTACCGGCTCCGCCGCGCTGACCGCCCGCCAGACCGCGGGCCAGCGGGTCATCTACTCCTACCCCGGGCTCACCGTGCCCTCCGCGCTGCTGACGACGATCAGCGCGGGCGAGGCGGCCGGTGTCATCTTCTTCGGCGAGAACATCTCCAGCGAGAGCCAGATCACCTCGGTGATCAAGCAGTTGGTGCAGGCCAACGCGTCCAGTCCGGTGCGGGCGCCGCTGCTGCTGATGACCGACCAGGAAGGCGGCGAGGTGCGCCGGCTGCCCGGCGCGCCCACGCTGTCGGAGAAGCAGGTCGGCGAGGCGGCGCAGCCGCAGACCGCCGCCGCCCAGGCCGGCACCGGCGCCGGCCAGAACCTCGGCGGTGTCGGGATGAACGTCAACCTCGCCCCCGTGCTCGACGTGTACTACACGGCGGGCAACTTCATCGACGAGTACCAGCGCTCCTTCAGCAACGACCCGAGCACCGTCTCCAGCCTCGGCCAGGCGTTCATCACCGCCCAGCAGGGCACCGGGGTCGCCGCCACCGCCAAGCACTTCCCCGGCCTCGGTGCCGCCACCGCCTCGCAGGACACCGACGCGGGCCCGGTCACGCTCACCCAGAGCCTGTCGAAGCTGCGGAGCGTCGACGAGGCCCCCTACCAGGCGGCGATCGCCGCGGGCGTCCGACTGGTCATGGTCTCCTGGGCCGTCTACCCCGCGCTCGACGCGTCCGCGCCGGCCGGACTGTCCGCCACCGTCGTGCAGCAGGAACTGCGCGGCCGGCTCGGCTACACCGGCGTGACGGTCACCGACGCCCTGGAGGCCGGCGCGATCAGCTCCTCGTACAGCACCGCGCAGCGCGCCGTCCTCGCGGCCGGCGCCGGCATGGACCTGCTGCTGTGCTCGGCGCGCGCCACCTCCCAGGGCGACGCCGCCGCGCAGGCCCTCGCCGACGCCTACACCGGCGGCCAGCTCCCGGCCGCCGACTTCGACGCGGCGGTCCAGCGCGTCACCGCGCTGCGCACGTCCCTGTCCTGA
- a CDS encoding peptidylprolyl isomerase produces the protein MDNKDNVYFDISIDGAPAGRIVFRLFDDVVPKTARNFRELATGEQGFGYAGSAFHRVIPEFMLQGGDFTSGDGRGGKSIYGNKFEDENFQLRHDRPFLLSMANAGPNSNGSQFFVTTVVTSWLDGKHVVFGEVVEGQDLVKQIEGKGSRSGTPSAKVVITESGTVKTLQ, from the coding sequence ATGGACAACAAGGACAACGTCTACTTCGACATCTCCATCGACGGTGCGCCCGCCGGGCGGATCGTCTTCCGCCTGTTCGACGACGTCGTGCCGAAGACCGCCCGCAACTTCCGTGAGCTGGCCACCGGCGAGCAGGGCTTCGGATACGCGGGCTCCGCCTTCCACCGTGTCATCCCGGAGTTCATGCTCCAGGGCGGCGACTTCACCAGCGGTGACGGCCGCGGCGGCAAGAGCATCTACGGCAACAAGTTCGAGGACGAGAACTTCCAGCTCCGCCACGACCGCCCGTTTCTGCTGTCCATGGCCAACGCGGGCCCGAACAGCAACGGCTCGCAGTTCTTCGTCACCACCGTGGTGACGTCGTGGCTGGACGGCAAGCACGTCGTGTTCGGCGAGGTCGTCGAGGGCCAGGACCTGGTCAAGCAGATCGAGGGCAAGGGCTCGCGCAGCGGCACCCCCAGCGCGAAGGTCGTCATCACCGAGTCCGGCACGGTCAAGACCCTCCAGTGA
- a CDS encoding hydrolase — protein sequence MEPLLSRLPAAFWRVPYVGARFPGSAAVADRPGLAGGANCQVFAYAVLGHVGLAPPALRSAELWDDVRATVRVPVARPLDLLLFNAVDDAYGAHLGVGTDDGRVLHLCAEVGLPAVWSAADFAARERYRCLVGVKRVLPDGGRGSGPGCRGRPAAPPRR from the coding sequence GTGGAACCGCTGCTGTCCCGGCTGCCGGCCGCCTTCTGGCGCGTCCCCTACGTCGGCGCCCGCTTCCCGGGGTCGGCGGCCGTGGCCGACCGGCCCGGCCTCGCCGGGGGCGCCAACTGCCAGGTGTTCGCCTACGCGGTGCTCGGCCACGTCGGCCTCGCCCCGCCCGCGCTGCGCTCCGCCGAGCTGTGGGACGATGTACGGGCCACCGTGCGGGTCCCGGTCGCCCGCCCCCTCGACCTGCTCCTCTTCAACGCCGTGGACGACGCGTACGGCGCCCACCTCGGCGTGGGGACCGATGACGGCCGGGTCCTCCACCTCTGCGCTGAGGTCGGGCTGCCCGCCGTGTGGAGCGCGGCCGACTTCGCCGCGCGCGAGCGCTACCGATGCCTGGTCGGCGTCAAGCGGGTCCTCCCGGACGGCGGGCGCGGAAGCGGACCCGGCTGCCGCGGGCGTCCTGCCGCACCTCCACGTCGGTGA
- a CDS encoding N-acyl homoserine lactonase family protein produces MSDDTAVRRLDLGYIVRPAVETGGTQPRVEPVLAYLVRHEAGLLLFDTGIGAADPETEAHYRPRRRELADALADAGVRLADIALVANCHLHFDHCGGNRLLGGTPVLVQRTELAAARQEGYTFGELVDFPGVRYEEFTGEAEVWPGVRIVPTPGHTEGHQSLVVQRRDGTVILAGQAHDFATDFTADHLARQAELDGVEAPLPYRPWLARLADFDPRRVLFAHDCAVWEPGRTAGDGTR; encoded by the coding sequence ATGAGCGACGACACGGCGGTCCGCCGCCTCGACCTCGGCTACATCGTCCGGCCCGCCGTCGAGACCGGCGGCACGCAGCCGCGGGTCGAACCCGTGCTCGCGTACCTGGTCCGGCACGAGGCCGGGCTGCTGCTGTTCGACACCGGCATCGGTGCCGCCGACCCCGAGACCGAGGCCCACTACCGGCCCCGGCGGCGGGAGTTGGCGGACGCGCTCGCGGACGCGGGGGTCCGCCTCGCGGACATCGCGCTGGTCGCCAACTGCCACCTGCACTTCGACCACTGCGGCGGCAACCGGCTGCTGGGCGGCACCCCGGTCCTCGTGCAGCGGACGGAGCTGGCCGCCGCCCGCCAGGAGGGCTACACCTTCGGCGAGCTGGTCGACTTCCCCGGCGTCCGCTATGAGGAGTTCACCGGCGAGGCCGAGGTCTGGCCCGGGGTGCGGATCGTGCCGACCCCCGGCCACACCGAGGGGCACCAGTCCCTCGTGGTCCAGCGCCGCGACGGCACCGTGATCCTGGCCGGGCAGGCACACGACTTCGCCACGGACTTCACCGCCGACCACCTGGCCCGGCAGGCTGAACTCGACGGTGTGGAAGCGCCGTTGCCCTATCGCCCCTGGCTGGCCCGGCTCGCCGACTTCGACCCGCGCCGGGTGCTGTTCGCGCACGACTGCGCGGTGTGGGAACCGGGGCGCACCGCGGGCGACGGCACCCGCTGA
- a CDS encoding SpoIIE family protein phosphatase, translating to MTAHGALDGGDPEPDSPFGRSTAVFAQFDGPDHTLRGANPAFHDVLGTDAGALGRPLADSVPELADQALTALLDEVYRTGRPYSGQDILLRLDVGGHRHEAYFDLTVEPRHASSGQVRGVRLLGVDITPVKHAQALAAEQRALLEQIARHAPVREVLEGMTRVIEELSPGVIASVLLADPDGLHLRHGAAPSLPDFYNEAIDGLATGEGMGSCGTAAHRRRPVVVTEIATDPSWEGYRELAARAGLAACWSTPIISAGGQLLGTFAMYHRAPRAPRASDRALSAAFARIAALAVERHRAEEARAVAEAKEKAAREDLAFLLEAGTALGRDLDYEQTLQHLARLCVPDLAPVCVIDAVSDGRMRRVAAHAQEPRQQQVLAAYVDGADLPGAPDTTRIARGAPDTPGPWDALDVTGHVRIPLRERGSGYGTLTLLTTGDHPLDWRRVALAEELAHRASTVARNARQYHDRARLAHDLQAGLLLSDMPELPGGELAAYYRPAGEGLDIGGDFYDVFPLPGDRWAFMIGDVCGRGAPAATITALVRHTARAVAPLLADPVAVAGAINTALLERVPGTGGDFVTLVYGHLLPRGDRLDIDLVRAGHLMPVHHRPGRLPATVSSEGMLLGAFAEAVPEAATLRLHTGESLVLSTDGITESRDSTGRQFGEAGITRALARGRPVAAHEVLGSVISAVTQHTAGVPTDDDQALLVLTAR from the coding sequence ATGACCGCTCACGGCGCCCTGGACGGCGGCGACCCCGAGCCGGACAGCCCGTTCGGCCGCTCCACCGCCGTGTTCGCACAGTTCGACGGCCCCGACCACACCCTGCGGGGCGCCAACCCCGCCTTCCACGACGTGCTCGGCACCGACGCAGGCGCCCTCGGCCGCCCGCTCGCCGACAGCGTGCCCGAGCTCGCCGACCAGGCCCTGACCGCGCTCCTGGACGAGGTCTACCGCACCGGCCGCCCCTACTCCGGCCAGGACATCCTGCTCCGTCTCGACGTCGGCGGCCACCGCCACGAGGCGTACTTCGACCTCACCGTCGAGCCCCGCCACGCGAGCTCCGGCCAGGTCCGCGGGGTGCGGCTGCTCGGCGTCGACATCACCCCGGTCAAGCACGCCCAGGCGCTCGCCGCCGAGCAGCGCGCGCTGCTGGAGCAGATCGCCCGGCACGCGCCGGTGCGCGAGGTCCTGGAGGGCATGACCCGGGTCATCGAGGAGCTGTCGCCCGGGGTGATCGCCTCCGTGCTGCTCGCCGACCCCGACGGCCTGCACCTGCGGCACGGCGCCGCGCCCAGCCTGCCCGACTTCTACAACGAGGCGATCGACGGCCTCGCCACCGGGGAGGGCATGGGCTCGTGCGGCACCGCCGCGCACCGGCGCCGGCCCGTCGTCGTCACCGAGATCGCCACCGACCCCTCCTGGGAGGGCTACCGCGAGCTGGCCGCCCGCGCCGGGCTCGCCGCGTGCTGGTCCACCCCGATCATCTCCGCCGGCGGCCAGCTGCTGGGCACCTTCGCGATGTACCACCGCGCCCCGCGCGCCCCGCGGGCATCCGACCGCGCGCTCAGTGCCGCCTTCGCCCGGATCGCCGCCCTCGCCGTCGAGCGCCACCGCGCCGAGGAGGCCAGAGCCGTCGCCGAGGCCAAGGAGAAGGCCGCCCGGGAGGACCTGGCGTTCCTGCTGGAGGCCGGCACCGCGCTCGGCCGCGACCTGGACTACGAACAGACCCTCCAGCACCTCGCCCGGCTGTGCGTGCCCGACCTCGCCCCGGTGTGCGTGATCGACGCGGTCTCCGACGGGCGGATGCGCAGGGTCGCCGCGCACGCCCAGGAGCCGCGCCAGCAGCAAGTGCTCGCCGCGTACGTCGACGGCGCCGACCTGCCCGGCGCCCCCGACACCACCAGGATCGCCCGCGGCGCCCCCGACACCCCCGGCCCCTGGGACGCGCTCGACGTCACCGGCCACGTACGCATCCCGCTGCGCGAGCGCGGCAGCGGCTACGGCACCCTGACCCTGCTCACCACCGGCGACCACCCGCTCGACTGGCGCCGGGTCGCCCTCGCCGAGGAACTGGCCCACCGCGCCTCCACCGTCGCCCGCAACGCCCGCCAGTACCACGACCGGGCCCGGCTCGCGCACGACCTCCAGGCCGGCCTGCTGCTGTCCGACATGCCCGAACTGCCCGGCGGCGAACTGGCGGCGTACTACCGTCCGGCCGGCGAGGGCCTCGACATCGGCGGCGACTTCTACGACGTGTTCCCGCTGCCCGGCGACCGCTGGGCCTTCATGATCGGCGACGTGTGCGGGCGCGGCGCGCCGGCCGCCACCATCACCGCGCTCGTCCGGCACACCGCGCGCGCCGTCGCCCCGCTGCTCGCCGACCCCGTGGCCGTGGCCGGCGCGATCAACACCGCGCTGCTCGAACGGGTCCCCGGCACCGGCGGCGACTTCGTCACCCTCGTCTACGGCCATCTGCTGCCGCGCGGCGACCGGCTCGACATCGACCTGGTCAGGGCCGGGCACCTCATGCCGGTGCACCACCGGCCCGGCCGCCTGCCCGCGACCGTCAGCAGCGAGGGGATGCTGCTCGGCGCGTTCGCCGAGGCCGTGCCCGAGGCGGCCACGTTGCGGCTGCACACCGGCGAGTCCCTGGTGCTGAGCACCGACGGCATCACCGAGTCCCGCGACTCGACCGGGCGGCAGTTCGGCGAGGCCGGCATCACCCGCGCGCTGGCCCGAGGCCGGCCGGTCGCCGCGCACGAGGTCCTCGGCAGTGTGATCAGCGCTGTCACCCAGCACACCGCCGGCGTCCCCACGGACGACGACCAGGCCCTCCTGGTCCTCACCGCCCGGTGA
- a CDS encoding MFS transporter, with the protein MAVTAHSGGRSKNLVLAAMIFAVAMTFIDQTIVSIAVPEIQNELKLSSTGVQWAVNAYLLSLAAFFAYGGRLADTLGHRRVVVMGVLIFATSSLLCGLTPKGAVAQTWIVAFRAVQGFGGALMFPAALGIVVQTFALRERGKALALFFGIAGGLTAIGPILGGWLTEWTWRSIFWVNIPVAVIALVLISRSKPVTEHRPAPMDYRGLALIVTGIGLSVFGFQQSQIWHWSNPGIWVCIVVGVALLVVFHRLELRTSSPLIQVRIFANRAFAVENLVLGIAMLVFIPYFFFASEYAQISLGKSASGAGLYLLYFFIGFVIASQFGGRMLDRGGAKRPVVLGCALCAVGFYLLAGKVTDLDFGDQEWYIVIAGAGMGLMLTPASTDAVNRASRLSYGEATGITQTVRNYSASLGLAVLGTISVARFESHLRSSLVGQGVPAAQAGSEAHHLSQAHRSTQGNSTIPHFVRLDFAYSTRTVFYVMAGIMAAAALAAWLGLQRGVQEVDEGEAAGTTPGSGGSGGGGSGDGSSGGTAQGPREPGAEKDGPGSP; encoded by the coding sequence ATGGCGGTCACGGCCCACAGCGGCGGGCGATCGAAGAACCTCGTGCTGGCCGCGATGATCTTCGCCGTGGCGATGACCTTCATCGACCAGACGATCGTGTCGATCGCCGTCCCGGAGATCCAGAACGAGCTGAAGCTGTCCAGCACCGGTGTGCAGTGGGCGGTCAACGCCTACCTGCTGTCGCTGGCCGCGTTCTTCGCCTACGGCGGGCGGCTCGCCGACACCCTCGGGCACCGGCGGGTGGTGGTGATGGGTGTGCTGATCTTCGCCACCTCGTCGCTGCTGTGCGGGCTCACCCCGAAGGGCGCCGTGGCGCAGACCTGGATCGTGGCGTTCCGGGCGGTGCAGGGCTTCGGCGGCGCGCTGATGTTCCCGGCGGCGCTGGGCATCGTGGTGCAGACGTTCGCGCTGCGCGAGCGCGGGAAGGCGCTGGCACTGTTCTTCGGCATCGCGGGCGGGCTGACGGCAATCGGCCCGATCCTCGGCGGCTGGCTGACCGAGTGGACCTGGCGGTCCATCTTCTGGGTGAACATCCCGGTCGCGGTGATCGCGCTGGTGCTGATCTCGCGGTCGAAGCCGGTCACCGAGCACCGTCCCGCCCCGATGGACTACCGCGGGCTGGCGCTGATCGTGACCGGTATCGGGCTGAGCGTCTTCGGCTTCCAGCAGTCCCAGATCTGGCACTGGTCCAATCCGGGCATCTGGGTGTGCATCGTGGTCGGCGTGGCGCTGCTGGTGGTCTTCCACCGGCTGGAGCTGCGCACCTCCTCCCCGCTGATCCAGGTACGGATCTTCGCCAACCGGGCCTTCGCGGTGGAGAACCTGGTGCTCGGCATCGCGATGCTGGTGTTCATCCCGTACTTCTTCTTCGCCAGCGAGTACGCGCAGATCTCGCTCGGCAAGTCCGCGTCCGGCGCCGGGCTGTACCTGCTCTACTTCTTCATCGGCTTCGTGATCGCCTCGCAGTTCGGCGGGCGGATGCTGGACCGCGGCGGCGCCAAGCGCCCGGTGGTGCTGGGCTGCGCACTGTGCGCGGTGGGCTTCTACCTGCTCGCGGGCAAGGTCACCGACCTCGATTTCGGCGACCAGGAGTGGTACATCGTGATCGCCGGCGCCGGGATGGGCCTCATGCTCACCCCGGCGAGCACCGACGCGGTGAACCGGGCCTCCCGGCTGTCCTACGGGGAGGCCACCGGCATCACCCAGACCGTGCGGAACTACTCCGCGAGCCTGGGCCTGGCGGTGCTCGGCACGATCTCGGTGGCCCGCTTCGAGTCCCATCTGCGCTCCTCGCTGGTGGGCCAGGGGGTGCCCGCCGCGCAGGCGGGTTCCGAGGCGCACCACCTCTCCCAGGCCCACCGCTCCACCCAGGGCAACTCGACCATCCCGCACTTCGTCCGCCTCGACTTCGCGTACTCCACCAGGACGGTCTTCTACGTGATGGCCGGGATCATGGCCGCGGCGGCGCTCGCGGCGTGGCTGGGGCTGCAGCGCGGCGTCCAGGAGGTCGACGAGGGTGAGGCCGCCGGTACGACCCCGGGCAGCGGGGGCTCGGGCGGCGGGGGCTCGGGCGACGGGTCCTCGGGCGGTACGGCGCAGGGGCCGCGCGAGCCGGGTGCCGAGAAGGACGGGCCGGGGTCGCCGTGA
- a CDS encoding alanine--tRNA ligase-related protein produces MDSEQTVRTFLDFFRDRGHHVLPGASLVRPPGDPVLFTTSGMHPLTPYLTGRPHPAGVRLADVQRCLRTTDLDEVGDATHLTAFQMLGSWSLGDYDSARSIAWAHELLVDGYGIPPARLHATVFGGDTGHPGDGFGPDTGAERAWGELGVPVERLGPDNWWTNGPTGPCGPDSEIFVWTGDGEPAGTPGTDPRWVEVWNHVSMRWQRQGDGTLCPLPRGSVDTGMGLERLVTILQGKPSVYDSDVFDAWREVLPGLWAGDLATHRIVADHLRSAAVLVADGVRPAATGHGYVLRRLVRRVLTLLWRDDPDRTLGDLPPEPVEVALRHFGLRPQGTRQSPQHRPGVREVLLGEERRFASQLERGRRVLSQRRFAGPLGEDDYAYLHDTHGLPRDLVTALRAEPGR; encoded by the coding sequence ATGGACAGCGAGCAGACCGTCCGCACCTTCCTCGACTTCTTCCGCGACCGCGGCCACCATGTGCTGCCCGGTGCCTCGCTGGTGCGGCCGCCCGGCGACCCGGTGCTGTTCACCACCTCGGGCATGCACCCGCTCACCCCGTATCTCACCGGCCGCCCGCACCCGGCCGGGGTGCGCCTCGCCGACGTGCAGCGCTGCCTGCGCACCACCGACCTGGACGAGGTCGGCGACGCCACCCACCTGACCGCCTTCCAGATGCTCGGCTCCTGGTCCCTGGGCGACTACGACAGCGCCCGCAGCATCGCCTGGGCCCACGAGTTGCTGGTCGACGGCTACGGCATCCCGCCCGCCCGGCTGCACGCCACCGTCTTCGGCGGCGACACCGGCCACCCCGGCGACGGGTTCGGACCCGACACGGGGGCCGAGCGCGCCTGGGGGGAGCTGGGTGTGCCGGTGGAGCGGCTCGGCCCGGACAACTGGTGGACCAACGGCCCTACCGGCCCGTGCGGTCCCGACTCGGAGATCTTCGTCTGGACCGGCGACGGCGAACCGGCCGGCACCCCCGGCACCGATCCGCGCTGGGTGGAGGTCTGGAACCACGTCTCGATGCGCTGGCAGCGCCAGGGCGACGGCACCCTGTGTCCGTTGCCGCGTGGCAGCGTGGACACCGGCATGGGCCTGGAGCGGCTAGTGACGATCCTGCAGGGCAAGCCGTCGGTCTACGACTCGGACGTCTTCGACGCCTGGCGCGAGGTGCTGCCCGGACTGTGGGCCGGCGACCTGGCCACGCACCGGATCGTCGCCGACCACCTGCGCTCGGCCGCCGTGCTGGTGGCCGACGGGGTACGGCCGGCCGCCACCGGGCACGGGTACGTCCTGCGGCGGCTGGTCCGCCGGGTGCTGACGCTGCTGTGGCGCGACGACCCGGACCGTACCCTCGGCGACCTGCCGCCGGAGCCGGTCGAGGTCGCGCTGCGCCACTTCGGCCTGCGCCCGCAGGGTACGCGGCAGAGCCCGCAGCACCGCCCCGGGGTGCGCGAGGTGCTGCTCGGCGAGGAGCGGCGGTTCGCCTCCCAGCTGGAGCGGGGCCGGCGGGTGCTGTCCCAGCGCCGCTTCGCCGGGCCGCTCGGCGAGGACGACTACGCCTACCTGCACGACACGCACGGGCTGCCCCGCGACCTGGTCACGGCCCTGCGCGCCGAGCCCGGTCGGTAG
- a CDS encoding class I SAM-dependent methyltransferase, whose translation MPMNAAHRRLCSSRKWARTTEEQILPWALEDVELGTDVLELGPGYGANLRVLVERVPRLTAVEIDDSTARLLERDYGGRARIVHADASEMPLPDRAFSAVVCFTMLHHVPTPALQDRIFAEALRVLRPGGVFAGSDSQPGLRFRLLHIGDTMNTLVPDRLPARLGAAGFTDVEVRQDARGSRVRFRARRPGGPA comes from the coding sequence ATGCCGATGAACGCAGCGCACCGGAGACTGTGCAGTTCGCGGAAGTGGGCGCGGACCACCGAGGAGCAGATCCTGCCCTGGGCCCTGGAGGACGTCGAGTTGGGCACCGACGTGCTGGAGCTGGGGCCCGGTTACGGGGCCAACCTGCGGGTGCTGGTGGAGCGCGTGCCCCGCCTGACGGCGGTCGAGATCGACGACTCCACCGCGCGGCTGCTGGAGCGGGACTACGGCGGGCGGGCGCGGATCGTGCACGCCGACGCGTCGGAGATGCCGCTGCCGGACCGGGCGTTCTCGGCGGTGGTCTGCTTCACGATGCTGCACCACGTGCCGACCCCGGCGCTCCAGGACCGGATCTTCGCCGAGGCCCTCCGGGTGCTGCGGCCCGGCGGGGTGTTCGCCGGCAGCGACAGCCAACCCGGCCTGCGCTTCCGGCTGTTGCACATCGGCGACACCATGAACACGCTGGTCCCCGACCGGCTGCCGGCCCGGCTCGGCGCCGCCGGGTTCACCGACGTGGAGGTGCGGCAGGACGCCCGCGGCAGCCGGGTCCGCTTCCGCGCCCGCCGTCCGGGAGGACCCGCTTGA
- a CDS encoding PP2C family protein-serine/threonine phosphatase, with protein sequence MESSGAGRQPVGGRAFRSPPIRLALALAALALLLGVDLAGGRSIRIGGLMVAVPALSAVFLGPIAVLVLATLTLGAITWAAADNGALDPTNFPVVMVTAVLVGVASVLAARTRQRREHQLAQARKVAEVSQRAVLRPLPDRLGPVTISSMYLAADEEAAIGGDLYAAGVSDRGGTRVLVGDVQGKGLAAVEVAGLLLSAFRRSVRARVSLPALPGFLDRGLRADLIDLEDDADLCAPDTRPHVPGESDYLERFVTAVVVDIAADGSGVRIANCGHPPPLLIRSDTVHQLFPELPDLPLGLGDLARPDQHIDTHDLALGDILLLYTDGVIEARDAGGAFYPLADRLADWTRDTPEALLEDIRADLLRYSASGLGDDIAMVALQRVT encoded by the coding sequence ATGGAGTCGAGCGGCGCCGGCAGGCAGCCGGTCGGTGGGCGGGCCTTCCGGTCCCCACCGATCCGCCTCGCCCTCGCGCTGGCTGCGCTGGCCCTCCTGCTCGGCGTCGACCTCGCCGGTGGCCGCTCCATCCGCATCGGCGGCCTGATGGTCGCCGTGCCGGCGCTCTCCGCGGTGTTCCTCGGCCCGATCGCGGTGCTGGTGCTCGCCACCCTCACTCTCGGCGCGATCACCTGGGCCGCCGCGGACAACGGCGCTCTCGACCCCACCAACTTCCCGGTGGTGATGGTGACCGCCGTCCTGGTCGGCGTCGCCTCCGTGCTCGCCGCCCGGACCCGCCAGCGCCGCGAGCACCAGCTGGCCCAGGCCAGAAAGGTCGCGGAGGTCAGCCAGCGGGCCGTGCTGCGCCCGCTGCCGGACCGGCTCGGCCCGGTGACGATCTCCTCGATGTACCTCGCCGCCGACGAGGAGGCGGCGATCGGCGGCGACCTGTACGCGGCAGGGGTGAGCGACCGCGGCGGCACCCGGGTGCTCGTCGGCGACGTGCAGGGCAAGGGCCTGGCCGCCGTCGAGGTCGCGGGCCTGCTGCTGAGCGCGTTCCGCCGGTCGGTACGCGCCCGCGTCTCGCTGCCGGCGCTGCCCGGCTTCCTCGACCGGGGGCTGCGCGCCGACCTGATCGACCTGGAGGACGACGCCGACCTGTGCGCACCGGACACCCGGCCGCACGTGCCCGGCGAGTCCGACTACCTGGAGCGGTTCGTCACCGCGGTCGTCGTCGACATCGCCGCGGACGGCTCCGGCGTGCGGATCGCGAACTGCGGGCACCCGCCGCCGCTGCTCATCCGCAGCGACACCGTGCACCAGCTCTTCCCCGAGTTGCCCGACCTGCCGCTCGGGCTCGGCGACCTGGCCCGGCCCGACCAGCACATCGACACCCACGACCTGGCGCTCGGCGACATCCTGCTGCTCTACACCGACGGCGTCATCGAGGCCCGCGACGCCGGCGGCGCCTTCTACCCGCTCGCGGACCGCCTGGCCGACTGGACCCGCGACACCCCCGAGGCGCTGCTGGAGGACAT